The Diospyros lotus cultivar Yz01 chromosome 15, ASM1463336v1, whole genome shotgun sequence genome has a window encoding:
- the LOC127791869 gene encoding C2 domain-containing protein At1g53590 isoform X2 produces the protein MEQIVSQKILLPIVPWFLQKYKPWTVKEAVVQHLYMGRSPPMITEMRVLRQSTSDDHLVLELGLNFRTADDMNAILAVKLKEGLGFGMWTKLHLTGMHVEGKVLVGVKFLRQWPFLGRLRVCFVEPPYFQMTVKPIFSHGLDVTELPGLAGWLDKLLALVFEQTLVEPNMLVVDMEKFVSPQPECWFSVNEKEPVAYAIVEVIEAVDMKPSDLNGLADPYVKMQLGTQRYRTAIQKKTLSPKWHEEFKIPIFTWESPNMLAIEVLDKDHIFDDGLGECSVLINDLRDGQRYDMWLPLQNIKMGRLHLAITVTEGNKKGPDISWDSKKLNDDNEGKSSNESSQKGSLATGLSEKPQKVADKFEPIDIQGQQETGIWVHQPGSEVSQIWEPRKGRSRLLDSHIARESAPSNNDSSSTEDSPEGNKGQPPNKVARGLQKIGSLFHRKYKQGDTSKGIDEPLPSPRANLKAVNSKETGVNLIVEDSPSLSSPVGVPKAEGIESPEGSDQESPHKKGVKDKAKSILKHAGRSASNVKHAFSGKGSKKSRRGSGSEATGSNSPGSKSSDEECLQPQIYASKIDGTPVVSRCISSSGGSFKSEKLNDQATPSAPAMDVEVPLDEVNVKGAEKESDISSSNSDQNDVLVKVSPTHKNSSEDLRMDVSNAESKNFR, from the exons AAGGAAGCTGTGGTTCAGCATCTGTATATGGGAAGATCACCACCTATGATCACAGAGATGAGGGTTCTTCGTCAATCCACCAGTGATGACCACTTG gttttggagttgggattgaaTTTTCGTACTGCAGATGATATGAATGCAATACTTGCAGTGAAACTAAAGGAGGGACTGGGTTTTGGAATGTGGACAAAGCTACATTTGACGGGCATGCATGTTGAAGGGAAG GTCTTGGTTGGGGTAAAGTTCCTTCGTCAATGGCCTTTCCTTGGCCGTTTGCGGGTATGCTTTGTTGAGCCACCTTATTTTCAGATGACTGTAAAACCTATTTTCAGTCATGGCCTTGATGTGACAGAACTTCCAGGGCTTGCGGGATGGCTG GATAAGCTTCTGGCGCTTGTATTTGAGCAAACACTAGTTGAG CCCAACATGCTGGTTGTTGACATGGAGAAATTTGTTTCACCACAGCCAG AATGTTGGTTCTCTGTGAATGAGAAGGAGCCAGTTGCTTATGCTATAGTGGAAGTTATTGAAGCTGTTGACATGAAACCTTCGGATCTAAATG gatTGGCTGATCCATATGTAAAAATGCAACTAGGTACTCAAAGATACAGGACTGCAATACAAAAGAAAACACTCTCTCCAAAGTGGCATGAAGAATTTAAGATCCCCATTTTTACATGGGAGTCACCAAATATGCTTGCTATTGAAGTTCTTGACAAAGATCATATTTTTGATGATGGCCTTGG GGAATGTTCTGTACTTATCAACGACCTTAGGGATGGCCAAAGATATGACATGTGGTTGCCTCTCCAGAACATCAAAATGGGGCGATTACATCTTGCCATAACTGTAACTGAAGGCAATAAGAAG GGGCCAGATATATCCTGGGACAGTAAAAAGTTAAATGATGATAATGAAGGAAAATCATCAAATGAGTCTTCTCAGAAAGGTTCTCTTGCAACTGGACTGTCAGAGAAGCCTCAAAAAGTTGCAGATAAATTTGAGCCCATCGATATTCAAGGGCAACAAGAGACTGGGATATGGGTCCACCAACCCGGCAGTGAAGTTTCGCAAATATGGGAGCCTAGAAAAGGAAGGAGCAGGCTTCTTGATTCGCATATTGCCAGAGAGTCTGCTCCCTCCAATAATGATAGTAGCAGCACTGAGGATAGCCCGGAAGGCAATAAAGGACAACCACCAAACAAAGTGGCTAGGGGTCTGCAGAAGATTGGTTCCTTATTTCACAGGAAATACAAACAGGGTGATACATCCAAAGGGATTGATGAGCCACTTCCATCTCCACGTGCCAATCTTAAGGCAGTCAATTCCAAAGAGACTGGCGTGAATCTCATCGTGGAGGACAGCCCTTCTTTATCATCTCCTGTCGGCGTTCCAAAAGCAGAAGGTATAGAAAGTCCCGAAGGAAGTGACCAGGAGAGCCCACACAAGAAAGGAGTGAAGGATAAGGCAAAGAGCATTCTAAAGCACGCGGGAAGATCTGCTTCTAATGTCAAGCATGCATTTTCTGGTAAAGGGTCCAAAAAATCACGGCGTGGTTCAGGATCAGAGGCGACAGGAAGCAATTCTCCAGGGTCAAAATCTTCTGATGAGGAATGTCTTCAGCCACAGATTTACGCCTCTAAAATAGATGGGACTCCCGTTGTTTCCAGATGCATATCCAGCTCCGGTGGTTCTTTCAAATCTGAAAAACTTAATGATCAGGCAACACCAAGTGCCCCTGCAATGGATGTTGAGGTCCCATTAGATGAAGTTAATGTTAAAGGTGCCGAGAAGGAAAGTGACATCTCATCAAGCAACTCTGATCAAAATGACGTACTGGTCAAGGTATCACCCACCCACAAAAATTCCTCGGAGGATTTACGTATGGATGTCTCTAATGCTGAGTCGAAAAATTTTAGATAG
- the LOC127792371 gene encoding uncharacterized protein LOC127792371: MKQPWHSLGFRRCEVPAKMRGLCCCLYKGGQRQEEPKSSVNPPQAAKGHKEPQSSVNPPRAAKGHTKSGTRSGGMVFLGAAAATTAVVSSGGGGACGGGGGGGGCGGGGGCGGGGGCGGGGC; the protein is encoded by the exons ATGAAGCAACCTTGGCATTCACT TGGTTTCCGAAGATGTGAAGTTCCTGCAAAGATGCGAGGATTGTGCTGTTGTCTCTACAAGGGTGGCCAGAGACAGGAAGAACCCAAGAGCAGTGTAAATCCACCCCAAGCAGCCAAGGGTCACAAAGAACCCCAAAGCAGTGTAAATCCACCCCGAGCAGCCAAGGGTCACACGAAAAGCGGCACCAGAAGTGGCGGTATGGTTTTTTTGGGAGCCGCTGCTGCTACTACAGCTGTAGTCAgcagtggtggtggtggtgcttGTGGCGGTGGCGGAGGAGGAGGCGGCTGTGGTGGTGGCGGTGGCTGTGGCGGTGGCGGAGGctgtggtggtggtggatgcTAA